The Fulvivirga ligni genome window below encodes:
- the lon gene encoding endopeptidase La codes for MFNKLFFSDLVQEDSEDLIQLINPEESSEEEQDNLPKEVSILPIRNTVLFPGVVIPITVGRQKSIKLVKKAYEGDRYIGVIAQKNVKTEDPSIDDIYTIGTVAKIIKMLVLPDGNTTIIIQGKSRFAIEEVKQEEPYIRASIELLKSTYPKSTKKEIKAIIQSLKDSASKILKLNPEIPQEAQMALDNIHDLGFLTHFLSSNLNAEVADKQRLLELNDGNERATLLLEFMLKEIQLLELKYDIQKKVHTDIDQQQRDYYLRQQIKVLQDELGHDGPDQEIEVLRKKGEKKDWPEDVNKHFQKELDKILRMNPAAAEYPVAMNYVELLLDLPWNEFTKDNFDLKRAKKILDNDHFGMDKVKDRIIEYLAVLKLKQDMKGPILCLYGPPGVGKTSLGRSIAKALKRKYVRMSLGGVHDEAEIRGHRKTYVGALPGKIIQNLKKAKSSNPVFILDEIDKVSSDFRGDPASALLEVLDPEQNGEFVDNYLELEYDLSKVLFIATANSLETIHPALRDRMEIIEISGYTQEEKVEIAKRHLIPKQKKEHGLKTKDVSFHKKGIEKVIDGYTRESGVRNLERTIGSVIRHAAKSIALEEEFNSTVTAEEVVKILGGERFDKELYQGNNIAGVVTGLAWTQVGGEILFIESSLSKGKGKLTLSGQLGDVMKESAMAAISYLKANAGHLGIDYRAFDQYDLHVHVPAGAVPKDGPSAGITMLTSLASIYTQRKVKDKLAMTGEITLRGKVLPVGGIKEKILAARRAGIKEIILSEKNERDINEIDEKYIKGLKINFVSTVDDVLAIALLKEKVKSPVTFSFADDNNKA; via the coding sequence ATGTTTAATAAATTGTTTTTTTCAGATTTAGTGCAGGAGGATTCAGAAGACCTTATTCAACTCATTAATCCGGAAGAAAGTTCAGAAGAGGAGCAGGATAACTTACCAAAGGAGGTTTCTATACTTCCCATAAGAAACACAGTGTTGTTTCCTGGGGTAGTGATACCAATTACTGTGGGGCGTCAGAAATCGATAAAACTAGTTAAGAAAGCTTACGAAGGAGATAGATATATTGGCGTTATAGCCCAAAAAAATGTAAAAACGGAAGATCCTTCCATAGATGATATTTATACCATTGGTACTGTAGCTAAGATCATTAAGATGCTAGTGCTGCCTGATGGGAATACTACTATTATTATTCAGGGGAAGAGCCGTTTTGCTATAGAAGAAGTAAAACAAGAAGAGCCATATATCAGAGCTAGTATAGAGCTGCTTAAAAGCACCTATCCTAAAAGTACTAAGAAGGAAATTAAGGCAATTATTCAATCTTTGAAGGATTCTGCTTCCAAGATTTTGAAGCTTAACCCTGAAATTCCTCAAGAAGCACAGATGGCGTTGGATAATATCCACGACTTAGGTTTCTTAACTCATTTCCTTTCTTCTAACCTTAATGCGGAAGTTGCTGATAAGCAAAGATTATTAGAGCTGAATGATGGTAATGAAAGAGCTACGCTTCTTTTAGAATTCATGCTTAAGGAAATTCAACTTTTAGAGTTGAAGTACGACATTCAAAAGAAAGTCCACACCGATATAGATCAGCAGCAGAGAGACTATTACCTGAGGCAGCAGATTAAAGTGTTGCAAGATGAGTTAGGGCATGATGGACCTGATCAGGAAATTGAGGTGCTAAGGAAGAAGGGTGAAAAGAAAGATTGGCCTGAAGATGTGAATAAACATTTTCAGAAAGAGCTGGATAAAATTTTAAGAATGAATCCCGCAGCAGCGGAGTATCCTGTGGCCATGAACTATGTGGAGCTGCTTCTTGATCTGCCGTGGAATGAATTTACTAAGGACAATTTTGATCTAAAACGGGCTAAAAAGATCTTAGATAATGATCACTTTGGAATGGACAAGGTGAAGGATAGGATCATAGAATATCTTGCAGTGCTTAAGCTGAAGCAAGATATGAAAGGCCCTATTTTATGTCTTTATGGCCCTCCCGGAGTAGGTAAAACCTCACTCGGTAGATCTATAGCGAAAGCGTTAAAACGTAAGTATGTCAGAATGTCACTGGGAGGTGTGCATGATGAAGCTGAGATTAGAGGGCACAGAAAAACTTATGTAGGAGCGCTTCCTGGTAAGATCATTCAAAACTTAAAAAAAGCGAAATCTTCTAATCCGGTATTTATCTTGGATGAGATAGATAAGGTGAGTTCAGACTTTAGGGGAGATCCTGCATCGGCTTTGTTGGAGGTATTAGATCCGGAGCAAAACGGTGAATTTGTAGATAACTATCTGGAGCTGGAATATGACCTTTCAAAAGTCTTATTTATAGCTACAGCTAACTCATTAGAAACTATCCACCCTGCTTTAAGAGATAGAATGGAGATCATTGAGATTTCTGGCTATACGCAGGAAGAGAAAGTAGAAATAGCTAAGAGGCACCTAATACCCAAGCAAAAGAAAGAACATGGTTTAAAAACTAAGGATGTTTCTTTCCATAAAAAAGGTATTGAAAAAGTGATTGATGGGTATACCAGAGAGTCTGGTGTGAGAAACCTTGAAAGAACTATCGGTTCTGTGATAAGGCATGCCGCTAAGTCAATTGCTTTAGAAGAAGAATTCAACTCTACTGTTACCGCAGAAGAGGTAGTGAAAATTCTTGGTGGAGAAAGATTTGATAAAGAGCTATATCAGGGCAATAATATTGCTGGTGTAGTTACTGGCCTAGCCTGGACACAGGTAGGAGGGGAGATACTATTCATTGAATCCAGCTTGAGCAAAGGGAAGGGTAAGCTTACGCTTTCTGGCCAATTGGGAGATGTAATGAAAGAATCGGCCATGGCTGCTATTTCTTATTTAAAAGCTAATGCAGGGCATTTGGGCATAGATTACAGAGCTTTTGATCAGTATGATCTTCATGTACACGTGCCGGCAGGTGCAGTGCCTAAGGATGGGCCATCTGCAGGTATCACTATGCTTACGTCATTAGCTTCTATTTATACCCAAAGAAAAGTGAAGGATAAACTGGCTATGACAGGTGAGATCACTTTGAGAGG
- a CDS encoding OmpA family protein has protein sequence MLLLIFLNSAVFGQVKSGGVLNLNDSLSRFSQSDLFDFANVNKVPYYYNESKLNQIKKLYEEKATIALYPKLRAYVKNFGVMNFYRDTFWLWQLAKLTELHGDVEEAKLLYKLILKHHREDIDIEQIATYYDSLTTNDKDYYVSLDYYYELVDYRKEVDTLIPPRSVLLNMGDIVNSDLSDYGPTLSSNDDVLIFTSKRNSHFRGVDPVNDEDLFMTRYDYNSWDKANELKKLNTQYNEGSATLSKDGQTIYFARCNSPDSYGDCDLFVSRMEEDSTWGKATNLGANINSITWDSHPSLSHNEDTLYFASDRIGGFGLSDIYFSVRENGQWSKAQNIGPIINTRNSEVSPFYHHKDDVLYFSSNGQNLNFGEFDIYKSYYDRHNWTEPINIGPLVNGPGSEFYFTIDSKSENLYYARSVKDNMTNLDLYSFPVPMGAQPDATTKVKGSLTNEENGKPFQGIVSIIDLDNGIEVAPKFLRPDGSFEFDLINNNNYLLIIQGEEFFRIEEIFYLDGEKELHRQTTPISSKIKFESMEFEENRADLTTPMYGDLDKIADFLLDNPDYKLKINGHTDSDGQENFNLKLSQDRADIIKEYLVHFGGVEENRVTAKGYGSSKPIVKEITEEDKHLNRRVEFQIYQEENNEQ, from the coding sequence TTGTTACTTCTAATCTTTTTAAACAGCGCTGTATTCGGGCAGGTAAAGTCCGGTGGAGTACTCAATCTTAATGACTCATTATCCAGATTTAGCCAGTCAGACCTGTTTGATTTTGCTAATGTTAACAAAGTACCTTATTACTATAACGAAAGCAAATTAAACCAAATAAAAAAACTTTATGAGGAAAAGGCCACGATAGCCTTATATCCAAAGCTCCGCGCCTACGTGAAAAATTTCGGAGTAATGAATTTTTACCGTGACACTTTCTGGCTCTGGCAACTCGCCAAATTGACAGAGCTACATGGAGATGTGGAAGAAGCCAAATTACTCTATAAACTTATACTCAAACATCATAGGGAAGATATTGATATTGAGCAAATTGCCACTTATTACGATTCTCTTACTACTAACGATAAAGATTACTACGTCTCTTTAGATTATTATTACGAGCTGGTAGATTATCGTAAGGAAGTAGATACACTGATCCCACCGCGAAGTGTGCTTCTGAACATGGGCGATATCGTAAATTCTGATCTTTCTGATTACGGCCCCACGCTAAGCTCCAATGATGATGTACTGATTTTCACCTCAAAAAGAAACTCTCATTTCAGAGGTGTAGACCCGGTGAATGATGAAGATCTTTTCATGACGCGCTATGATTATAATAGCTGGGATAAAGCTAATGAACTAAAAAAACTAAACACCCAATATAATGAGGGCTCTGCCACCTTAAGCAAGGATGGTCAAACCATATACTTTGCCCGATGCAACTCTCCAGATTCATATGGTGACTGTGATTTATTCGTCAGTCGTATGGAAGAAGACAGCACTTGGGGCAAAGCCACTAATTTGGGCGCTAATATCAATAGTATTACCTGGGACTCTCACCCTTCACTGTCTCATAATGAGGATACGCTTTATTTTGCCTCTGATAGAATAGGTGGTTTTGGTTTATCAGACATCTATTTCAGTGTGAGGGAGAATGGACAGTGGTCAAAGGCTCAGAACATTGGTCCTATCATCAATACTAGAAACTCTGAGGTAAGCCCATTCTACCATCATAAGGATGATGTTCTCTACTTCAGTTCCAATGGTCAGAACCTTAATTTCGGTGAGTTTGATATTTATAAATCCTACTATGATCGTCATAATTGGACGGAACCGATAAACATAGGCCCGCTGGTTAACGGGCCTGGCAGTGAATTCTACTTCACTATAGATTCAAAATCTGAGAACCTCTACTATGCACGTTCTGTGAAAGATAACATGACGAACCTGGATTTATATTCATTTCCAGTTCCGATGGGAGCACAACCTGATGCCACCACCAAAGTAAAAGGATCATTGACTAACGAGGAAAACGGCAAGCCATTTCAAGGCATAGTTTCCATTATAGATCTGGATAATGGCATTGAGGTAGCACCAAAGTTTTTAAGGCCTGATGGTAGCTTTGAGTTTGACCTGATCAATAACAATAACTATCTCCTTATCATTCAAGGAGAGGAATTCTTTAGAATAGAGGAAATCTTCTATCTGGATGGTGAAAAGGAGCTTCACAGGCAAACTACGCCTATATCCAGCAAGATCAAATTTGAATCAATGGAATTTGAAGAGAACAGAGCTGACCTTACCACACCTATGTATGGTGATCTGGATAAGATTGCGGACTTTTTGCTAGATAACCCGGACTACAAGCTAAAGATCAATGGACACACAGATTCTGATGGCCAGGAGAACTTCAACCTCAAGCTTTCACAGGATAGGGCAGATATTATTAAAGAATACCTCGTTCACTTCGGTGGCGTAGAAGAGAACCGTGTCACAGCTAAGGGCTATGGAAGCTCCAAGCCGATTGTGAAGGAAATCACTGAAGAAGACAAACACCTGAACAGAAGGGTTGAATTCCAGATATATCAGGAAGAAAATAACGAACAGTAA
- the tsf gene encoding translation elongation factor Ts yields MAITAKDVNKLRQMTGAGMMDCKKALTEAEGDFDAAIDLLRKKGQKVSASRADREVTEGSVFVKTNDAGSKGILIALNCETDFVGKNEEFLGLGNAILDVAFEKEPATVEALMAEKIGNVTVEEKITELVGKIGEKIEISEYVIVDGEAVVPYIHAGNKLGVLVSLKGANGTDVQAAGKDVGMQIAAMNPVAVDKGDVDASTVEKELEIGKEQALAEGKPEAIVEKIAQGKLERFYKDNTLLNQQFVKDSSVTVAKYLDSVNSGLTVTEFKRVSIG; encoded by the coding sequence ATGGCTATTACAGCGAAAGACGTAAATAAGCTAAGGCAGATGACTGGTGCCGGTATGATGGATTGTAAAAAGGCACTTACTGAAGCTGAAGGTGATTTTGATGCGGCAATTGACCTTCTTAGAAAAAAAGGACAAAAAGTATCTGCTTCTCGTGCAGATAGAGAAGTTACTGAAGGTTCTGTCTTCGTGAAAACCAATGACGCAGGTTCTAAAGGTATCCTTATAGCACTTAACTGTGAGACTGACTTCGTGGGTAAAAACGAAGAGTTCTTAGGTTTAGGTAATGCTATCCTTGATGTTGCTTTTGAAAAAGAACCAGCTACTGTAGAAGCTCTTATGGCTGAAAAAATTGGTAACGTTACTGTAGAAGAAAAAATTACTGAGCTTGTTGGTAAAATCGGTGAGAAAATCGAGATCAGTGAGTATGTAATTGTTGATGGCGAAGCTGTAGTTCCTTACATTCACGCTGGTAACAAACTAGGTGTATTAGTATCTCTTAAAGGAGCTAATGGTACTGACGTTCAAGCTGCTGGTAAAGACGTAGGTATGCAAATTGCTGCTATGAACCCTGTAGCTGTAGATAAGGGTGATGTAGATGCTTCTACTGTAGAGAAAGAATTAGAAATTGGTAAAGAGCAAGCTTTAGCTGAAGGTAAGCCTGAGGCAATCGTTGAGAAAATCGCTCAAGGTAAACTTGAAAGATTCTACAAAGATAACACTTTGTTAAATCAGCAGTTTGTAAAAGATAGCTCTGTAACTGTAGCTAAATATTTAGATTCTGTAAACAGTGGTCTTACTGTTACTGAGTTTAAAAGAGTTTCTATCGGTTAA
- the rpsB gene encoding 30S ribosomal protein S2, which translates to MANKLEYKDLLDAGVHFGHLTRKWDPKMAQYIFMEKNGIHIIDLNKTLECLDKASYALKNIVRSGRKVLFVATKKQAQDVVSEAARKLNMPYVTDRWLGGMLTNFATIRKSLKKMSSIDKMMKDESYQNLAKRERLMVSREKEKLERVLGGISDLNRLPAALFVIDVKREHIAVKEAQKLNIPVFAMVDTNSDPTGVDFPVPANDDAFKSISLITNYICDVVEEGLSERKKEKEEANLKKEEEAKKKADENETVEK; encoded by the coding sequence ATGGCAAATAAATTAGAGTATAAAGACTTACTTGATGCTGGTGTTCACTTCGGACACTTAACGAGAAAGTGGGATCCTAAAATGGCTCAGTACATTTTCATGGAGAAAAACGGGATCCACATTATTGATTTAAATAAGACCCTTGAGTGCCTCGACAAAGCATCTTATGCACTTAAGAACATAGTAAGATCAGGAAGAAAAGTTCTTTTTGTAGCTACTAAGAAGCAAGCACAAGACGTAGTTAGTGAAGCGGCAAGGAAATTAAACATGCCTTACGTTACTGACAGATGGTTAGGTGGTATGCTTACTAACTTCGCTACTATCAGAAAATCATTGAAGAAAATGTCTTCAATTGATAAGATGATGAAAGACGAGTCTTACCAGAACTTAGCGAAAAGGGAAAGGTTAATGGTTTCTAGAGAGAAAGAAAAACTAGAGAGAGTTCTAGGTGGTATCTCTGACCTTAACAGACTTCCTGCTGCACTTTTTGTGATCGATGTAAAAAGAGAGCACATTGCAGTAAAAGAAGCTCAGAAGTTAAATATCCCTGTATTTGCTATGGTAGATACTAACTCTGATCCTACTGGTGTAGATTTCCCTGTTCCTGCGAACGATGATGCCTTCAAATCAATCTCTCTTATCACTAACTATATCTGTGATGTGGTAGAAGAAGGTCTTAGCGAAAGAAAGAAGGAAAAAGAAGAAGCTAACTTGAAAAAGGAAGAAGAAGCTAAGAAGAAAGCAGACGAAAACGAGACTGTAGAGAAATAA
- the rpsI gene encoding 30S ribosomal protein S9 — protein sequence MEVISSIGRRKTSVARIYVSAGNGEITVNSRSLEDYFPSEILRTIVKQPLNIVEVEGSYDIKVNVDGGGPAGQAEAIRLAVSRALVDIDTEFRPPLKKEGFLTRDPRMVERKKYGRRKARRRFQFSKR from the coding sequence ATGGAAGTAATAAGTTCAATAGGAAGAAGAAAAACTTCAGTAGCCAGAATCTATGTGTCTGCAGGAAATGGCGAAATCACTGTTAACAGCAGAAGTTTAGAAGATTACTTTCCTTCTGAGATTCTTCGCACTATCGTAAAGCAGCCTCTTAACATTGTTGAAGTAGAGGGTTCTTATGATATTAAGGTGAATGTAGACGGAGGTGGTCCTGCTGGACAAGCCGAAGCTATTAGATTAGCTGTGTCTAGAGCATTAGTAGATATCGACACTGAATTCAGACCTCCACTTAAAAAAGAAGGTTTCTTAACTAGAGACCCAAGAATGGTGGAACGTAAGAAATACGGTCGTAGAAAAGCGAGAAGAAGATTCCAGTTCAGTAAGCGTTAA
- the rplM gene encoding 50S ribosomal protein L13, which produces MDTLSYKTVSANKATVNKEWIIVDADSKVLGRLASEVAKVIRGKNKPEFTPNVDCGDNVIVINADKIRLTGKKWTDKVYVTHTGYPGGQRAATPKELMAKSSRLLVERAVRGMLPKNRLGRALFKNLYVYEGAEHPHEAQQPKEIKF; this is translated from the coding sequence GTGGATACTTTAAGTTATAAGACAGTTTCGGCTAACAAGGCAACCGTAAACAAAGAATGGATCATCGTAGACGCTGATTCTAAGGTTCTTGGTAGGTTGGCCAGTGAGGTTGCGAAAGTAATTAGAGGAAAAAATAAGCCTGAGTTTACACCTAATGTAGACTGCGGTGATAACGTTATCGTTATCAATGCTGACAAGATCAGGCTTACCGGTAAAAAATGGACCGACAAGGTATATGTTACACACACCGGTTATCCGGGAGGACAGCGTGCAGCTACTCCTAAGGAATTGATGGCCAAGTCCTCAAGATTGCTTGTTGAAAGAGCAGTTAGAGGTATGTTGCCTAAAAACAGACTTGGAAGAGCCTTATTCAAAAATTTATACGTTTATGAGGGTGCTGAGCATCCACATGAAGCTCAACAACCAAAAGAAATTAAATTTTAA